One part of the Olleya sp. YS genome encodes these proteins:
- a CDS encoding tRNA (cytidine(34)-2'-O)-methyltransferase, which translates to MLNIVLIEPEIPNNTGNIGRLALATNSKLHLVKPFGFELSDKRLKRAGLDYWQYLEVIIYDSVDAFFDINQNENFVLFSSHGAKSHWDIPFTDNMFLIFGKESVGLDKTLIRTHSNSLYKIPLYSEHIRSLNLANAVSIVIYEGLRQLK; encoded by the coding sequence ATGCTTAATATAGTTTTAATAGAACCCGAAATACCAAACAACACAGGCAATATTGGTCGATTAGCCTTAGCAACAAACAGCAAATTACACTTGGTAAAACCTTTTGGATTTGAGTTAAGTGATAAGCGATTAAAACGAGCTGGATTGGATTACTGGCAGTATTTAGAAGTTATTATTTACGATTCTGTTGACGCATTTTTTGATATTAATCAAAATGAAAATTTTGTGTTATTTTCAAGTCATGGTGCAAAATCACATTGGGACATACCATTTACAGACAACATGTTTCTTATCTTCGGGAAAGAGTCTGTTGGACTGGACAAAACTTTAATTAGAACACATTCAAATTCACTTTATAAAATTCCGCTTTACAGCGAACATATTAGGAGTTTAAATTTAGCTAATGCTGTGAGTATTGTTATTTATGAAGGATTAAGACAATTAAAATAA
- the trpA gene encoding tryptophan synthase subunit alpha, with product MNRIQSKLQENKKLLSIYFSAGYPNLNDTVSIIQNLEKSGVDMIEIGLPFSDPLADGPTIQASSTEALKNGMTTQVLFDQLKDIRQTVSIPLIIMGYFNPILQYGVEAFCKTCQDIGIDGLIIPDLPLDVYNEQYKTTFETYGLINVFLITPQTSEKRIRFIDSISNGFIYMVSSASVTGSSSGFGDEQTNYFKRIADMKLENPQIVGFGISDNKTFTQATQYAKGAIIGSAFIKYLSNNSAQNTHTFVENILNLD from the coding sequence ATGAACCGCATTCAATCAAAATTACAAGAAAACAAAAAGCTACTGTCCATATATTTTTCAGCAGGATATCCCAATTTAAACGATACCGTTTCAATCATTCAAAACTTAGAGAAAAGTGGAGTTGACATGATCGAAATAGGTTTACCCTTTAGTGATCCTTTAGCAGATGGACCAACCATTCAAGCCAGTTCTACAGAAGCTTTAAAAAACGGTATGACAACCCAAGTACTGTTTGACCAACTAAAAGACATTAGACAAACGGTGTCTATTCCGTTAATTATAATGGGTTATTTTAATCCAATCTTGCAATATGGTGTTGAAGCCTTTTGTAAAACATGTCAAGACATTGGTATCGATGGACTCATAATTCCAGATTTACCTCTAGATGTTTACAATGAACAATATAAAACCACTTTTGAAACATATGGGTTAATCAACGTGTTTTTAATAACGCCTCAAACTTCAGAAAAACGTATTCGATTTATCGACTCGATTTCTAACGGATTTATTTATATGGTTAGTAGTGCAAGTGTTACTGGAAGTAGTTCCGGTTTTGGCGATGAACAAACCAACTATTTTAAGCGTATTGCAGACATGAAATTAGAAAATCCACAAATAGTAGGTTTCGGAATTTCAGATAATAAAACATTTACGCAAGCCACTCAATATGCAAAAGGGGCAATTATTGGTAGTGCTTTTATTAAATATTTATCTAACAACTCTGCACAAAACACACATACGTTTGTTGAAAATATTTTAAATTTAGACTAA
- a CDS encoding phosphoribosylanthranilate isomerase yields MKLKVCGMKLEHNIQDVAVMQPSYMGFIFYEKSSRYFNGNIPEISENIKKIGVFVDATFDYIRGKVEKYDLQGVQLHGNESPELCQRLKELDIIVIKVFSIKNQFDFKVLEPYEDVCDLYLFDTKGKEPGGNGYVFNWNVLKKYPSAKPYFLSGGLGPKEMDAILLFLKRPESHLCFGLDLNSKFETAAGLKDVAKLKAFKQQLTANNYEA; encoded by the coding sequence ATGAAACTAAAAGTTTGCGGAATGAAATTAGAACATAACATCCAAGATGTTGCAGTTATGCAGCCTAGCTATATGGGTTTTATTTTTTATGAAAAGTCATCACGTTATTTTAATGGAAATATTCCTGAAATCTCAGAAAATATTAAAAAAATAGGCGTTTTTGTTGATGCCACTTTCGATTATATTCGTGGTAAAGTTGAAAAATATGACTTACAAGGTGTTCAGCTTCATGGAAATGAATCTCCTGAATTATGTCAACGATTAAAAGAGCTTGACATTATTGTTATAAAGGTGTTTTCTATTAAAAATCAATTCGATTTTAAAGTTTTAGAACCTTATGAGGACGTTTGCGATTTGTATTTATTTGACACAAAAGGTAAAGAACCAGGTGGAAATGGCTATGTTTTTAATTGGAATGTCTTGAAAAAATACCCATCTGCTAAACCCTATTTTTTAAGTGGTGGATTAGGACCAAAAGAGATGGACGCCATTCTATTATTTTTAAAACGACCAGAATCTCATTTGTGTTTTGGATTAGATTTAAATAGCAAATTCGAAACTGCAGCAGGTTTAAAAGATGTTGCGAAACTAAAAGCATTTAAACAACAATTAACAGCAAATAATTATGAAGCATAA
- a CDS encoding VOC family protein, which translates to MKINQITLFTNNVLKQKQFYKTVLGFQIIEDNPDRISFKTGESILAFEYKHEKVNSSHLAFNIPSNAIYKALEYLKDKTEILPYENEEVIGFESWKAKSVYFYDSDNNIMEFIARERVDINSDIAFTSNSILSISEIAIATDNIKSIYNTINNIKPITIFDGSFERFCALGNDEGLFIVIDKNKKKWYPTMEDAFTSDFIIKGDYNFNFVNGQIKELT; encoded by the coding sequence ATGAAAATCAATCAGATTACATTATTCACAAATAATGTTTTAAAACAAAAACAGTTTTATAAAACTGTTTTGGGTTTTCAAATTATAGAGGATAATCCTGATAGAATTTCATTTAAAACAGGAGAGAGCATACTAGCTTTTGAATATAAACATGAAAAAGTAAACTCATCTCATCTTGCTTTTAATATTCCAAGTAATGCTATTTATAAAGCTTTAGAGTATTTAAAAGACAAAACAGAGATACTTCCATATGAAAATGAAGAGGTTATTGGCTTTGAATCGTGGAAAGCTAAATCTGTATATTTTTATGATAGTGACAATAATATTATGGAATTTATTGCAAGAGAGCGTGTAGATATAAATAGTGACATTGCTTTTACATCAAATTCTATTTTGTCAATTAGCGAGATAGCAATAGCTACAGATAATATCAAATCTATTTATAATACAATTAATAATATTAAGCCTATCACTATTTTTGATGGTAGTTTTGAGCGTTTTTGTGCTTTAGGAAATGATGAAGGATTATTTATTGTTATAGACAAAAATAAAAAGAAATGGTATCCAACAATGGAAGACGCATTTACTTCAGATTTTATAATTAAAGGCGATTATAATTTTAATTTTGTAAATGGACAAATTAAAGAATTAACGTAA
- the trpB gene encoding tryptophan synthase subunit beta, whose protein sequence is MKHNIDSKGYYGEFGGAYIPEMLYPNVEELRQNYLKIMAEPSFKKEFDQLLKDYVGRPSPLYFAKRLSEKYNTKIYLKREDLNHTGAHKVNNTIGQILMAQRLGKTRIIAETGAGQHGVATATVCALMGMKCIVYMGEIDIARQAPNVARMKMLGAEVRPALSGSRTLKDATNEAIRDWINNPVDTHYIIGSVVGPHPYPDMVARFQAVVSEEIKWQLLDKEGTEKPDYVVACVGGGSNAAGAFYHYLEDTDVKLIAVEAAGKGIHSGESAATSVLGKEGIIHGSKTLLMQTKDGQITEPYSISAGLDYPGVGPMHAHLYKTGRAEFISITDDDAMTAGLELSQLEGIIPAIETSHSLAVFKDYKFKDDDVVVINLSGRGDKDLQNYIDYFKL, encoded by the coding sequence ATGAAGCATAATATAGATAGCAAAGGATATTATGGAGAATTTGGAGGCGCATACATACCAGAAATGCTGTATCCAAATGTAGAAGAGTTGCGTCAAAACTATTTAAAAATAATGGCTGAGCCTTCATTTAAAAAAGAGTTTGACCAATTATTAAAAGATTATGTAGGACGTCCTTCTCCACTCTATTTTGCTAAACGATTAAGCGAAAAATATAACACTAAAATCTATCTAAAAAGAGAAGATTTAAATCACACAGGTGCTCACAAAGTAAACAATACTATTGGACAAATACTAATGGCTCAGCGTTTAGGTAAAACCAGAATTATTGCTGAAACTGGAGCTGGACAACATGGTGTAGCAACAGCAACTGTTTGTGCTTTAATGGGTATGAAATGTATTGTCTACATGGGAGAAATTGATATTGCACGTCAAGCACCAAACGTTGCTAGAATGAAAATGTTAGGTGCAGAAGTTAGACCAGCTCTATCTGGAAGTCGCACCTTAAAAGATGCTACTAACGAAGCTATTAGAGATTGGATTAACAATCCAGTAGACACGCATTATATTATAGGTAGTGTTGTTGGACCTCATCCCTATCCAGATATGGTTGCACGTTTTCAAGCAGTGGTTAGCGAAGAAATAAAATGGCAATTACTAGACAAAGAAGGTACAGAAAAACCAGATTATGTGGTCGCTTGTGTTGGAGGTGGTAGTAATGCTGCAGGTGCTTTTTATCATTATTTAGAAGATACTGATGTTAAGCTAATTGCAGTAGAAGCAGCAGGAAAAGGAATACATTCTGGAGAGAGTGCTGCTACCTCTGTTTTAGGAAAAGAAGGGATTATTCATGGTAGTAAAACCTTACTAATGCAAACTAAGGATGGTCAAATTACTGAGCCATATTCAATTTCAGCAGGATTAGACTATCCAGGAGTTGGACCCATGCATGCGCATTTGTACAAAACTGGTCGTGCAGAGTTTATTTCTATCACAGATGATGATGCCATGACTGCTGGTTTGGAATTAAGTCAGCTTGAAGGTATTATTCCTGCAATAGAAACGTCACATTCTCTAGCAGTTTTTAAAGATTATAAATTTAAAGACGATGATGTTGTAGTTATAAATTTATCAGGAAGAGGCGACAAGGACTTACAGAATTATATTGATTATTTTAAATTGTAG
- a CDS encoding DEAD/DEAH box helicase, translated as MSFQSLGLSEALLKAISKKGYTTPSPIQAKAIPPVLQGHDVLASAQTGTGKTAGFTLPLLHILSENPKEKYRPIRALILTPTRELAAQVYANVKEYSEFLNLRSAVIFGGVNQKPQAATIRQGIDILVATPGRLLDLESQGLLSLKRVEIFVLDEADRMLDMGFLRDIERVMKLMPDKRQNLMFSATFSKDIRKLANGILKRPVQVEATPENTTVEAITQKIYRVAKGKKTELVIKLITDGNWKQVLVFTRTKHGANKLVQKMMKANIKAAAIHGNKSQGARTKALAGFKSGSVSVLVATDIAARGLDIPLLPHVINFEIPNISEDYVHRIGRTGRAGANGEAISLVSADETSFLRDIEKLIGMKLPVTILEGFEPDPNASTAPIKPRQNKRQQSRHSKSKGGGNKSRGNTSSNVGGRNRNRNKSRNRSSDRRSNS; from the coding sequence ATGTCATTTCAATCTCTAGGCTTATCCGAAGCCTTGCTAAAAGCGATTAGCAAAAAAGGATACACTACTCCAAGTCCAATTCAAGCAAAAGCCATTCCGCCAGTATTACAAGGTCACGATGTGTTAGCCTCTGCACAAACGGGAACTGGTAAAACCGCAGGTTTTACATTACCATTATTACATATATTATCCGAAAATCCAAAAGAAAAATACAGACCTATTCGTGCGTTAATCTTAACACCAACTCGTGAGCTGGCAGCACAAGTCTATGCAAACGTCAAAGAGTATAGCGAGTTTTTAAACTTGCGTAGTGCTGTTATTTTTGGTGGAGTTAATCAAAAACCACAAGCTGCGACCATACGTCAAGGTATTGATATTTTGGTAGCAACGCCTGGACGTTTATTAGATTTAGAAAGTCAAGGCTTACTATCTTTAAAACGTGTCGAGATTTTTGTATTAGATGAAGCCGACCGTATGTTAGATATGGGATTTTTACGCGATATAGAACGTGTCATGAAGTTAATGCCAGACAAACGTCAAAACTTAATGTTTTCGGCAACCTTCTCTAAAGACATTAGAAAATTAGCAAACGGAATTTTAAAGCGTCCAGTACAAGTAGAAGCAACACCAGAAAACACAACGGTTGAAGCTATTACTCAAAAAATATACCGAGTAGCAAAAGGTAAAAAAACCGAGTTAGTAATTAAGTTAATCACTGATGGAAATTGGAAACAGGTTTTAGTATTTACACGTACAAAACATGGTGCTAATAAGTTGGTTCAAAAAATGATGAAAGCCAATATTAAAGCTGCTGCCATCCATGGAAATAAAAGTCAAGGTGCACGTACTAAAGCATTAGCTGGATTTAAAAGTGGTAGTGTAAGCGTTTTAGTTGCTACAGATATTGCTGCACGTGGTTTGGATATTCCGTTATTACCACATGTTATTAATTTTGAAATCCCAAACATTTCTGAAGATTACGTTCATAGAATTGGTCGTACAGGTCGTGCAGGTGCCAATGGAGAAGCAATTAGTTTAGTAAGTGCAGATGAAACCTCTTTTTTAAGAGATATTGAAAAGCTTATTGGTATGAAGCTACCAGTAACTATTCTGGAAGGATTTGAACCAGATCCAAATGCCTCTACTGCACCAATAAAACCTAGACAGAATAAAAGACAGCAGTCTAGACATAGTAAGTCTAAAGGTGGCGGAAACAAATCTAGAGGGAATACATCTTCTAATGTAGGAGGACGAAACAGAAACCGAAATAAAAGTAGAAACCGAAGTAGCGATAGACGATCTAATAGTTAA
- a CDS encoding 30S ribosomal protein THX codes for MGKGDKKSRRGKINSGTFGVRRPRIKKRVRPEAKISVDKKAKTKA; via the coding sequence ATGGGAAAAGGCGATAAAAAATCAAGACGAGGAAAAATTAATAGCGGAACTTTTGGAGTAAGACGTCCACGTATTAAAAAACGCGTACGTCCTGAAGCTAAGATTAGTGTAGATAAAAAAGCAAAAACTAAAGCTTAA
- the yaaA gene encoding peroxide stress protein YaaA — protein sequence MKLVISPAKSLDFETKLPTTKATEAQFLEQSKRLNTLLKKKSPKVLSKLMSISDNLAQLNYDRNQEWSLPFTKDNARPAIYAFNGDVYRGLDAYTIPKEKLEATQNTVRILSGLYGVLKPLDLIQPYRLEMGTKLKIGTKKNLYDFWKKDIVKALNEELEYDELFLNLASNEYFKAIDTKALKVPVIDVTFKELKNGKLKIISFFAKEARGLMARYIIDANAKTLDDVKQFNYDNYQFDANLSTEKNLVFTR from the coding sequence ATGAAATTAGTCATATCACCAGCAAAATCTTTAGATTTTGAAACCAAATTACCAACTACTAAAGCAACAGAAGCTCAGTTTTTAGAACAGTCTAAACGATTAAATACGCTATTAAAAAAGAAGTCACCAAAGGTACTATCTAAGTTAATGAGTATTAGCGATAATTTAGCACAACTAAATTACGATCGTAATCAAGAGTGGTCACTACCATTTACAAAAGACAATGCAAGACCAGCTATCTACGCCTTTAATGGAGATGTTTATAGAGGTTTAGATGCGTATACTATTCCAAAAGAAAAGTTAGAAGCAACCCAAAATACAGTCCGAATTTTATCAGGTTTATATGGAGTATTAAAACCATTAGATTTAATACAACCTTATAGATTAGAAATGGGAACTAAATTAAAAATTGGAACTAAAAAAAATTTGTATGATTTCTGGAAAAAAGACATTGTTAAGGCGTTGAATGAAGAGCTTGAATACGACGAGTTGTTTTTAAATTTAGCCAGTAACGAGTATTTTAAAGCTATAGATACTAAAGCATTAAAAGTACCAGTAATTGATGTAACTTTTAAAGAATTAAAAAACGGAAAGCTTAAAATAATCTCCTTTTTTGCAAAAGAAGCACGAGGGTTAATGGCTAGGTATATTATAGATGCTAATGCCAAAACATTAGACGATGTAAAGCAATTTAACTACGATAATTATCAATTTGATGCCAACCTCTCAACAGAAAAAAACTTGGTCTTTACAAGATAA
- a CDS encoding class I SAM-dependent methyltransferase — protein sequence MQQVYAKQLWGSNQSKFYSGEGSHHPELVTPYIEVLKTFLTSFKQPLVVADLGCGDFNIGKQLVQHTKQYIAVDIVPELIAFNDKTYKADNLQFQCLDIAKDPLPNADCVIIRQVLQHLSNPEVQSVLNKLSNYKYIVLTEHVPQGDFVPNKDIISGQGIRLKKQSGLDILQPPFSFKVKTKTQLLSVKLDDGKGVVVTWFYEVF from the coding sequence ATGCAACAAGTATATGCTAAGCAACTTTGGGGAAGCAATCAGTCTAAGTTTTATTCTGGAGAAGGATCACATCATCCAGAATTAGTAACTCCTTATATCGAGGTTTTAAAAACATTTTTAACCTCGTTTAAGCAACCGTTAGTGGTTGCAGATTTAGGTTGTGGTGATTTTAATATTGGTAAACAATTAGTACAGCACACAAAACAATATATTGCAGTAGATATAGTCCCAGAATTGATTGCATTTAATGACAAAACCTATAAAGCAGACAACTTGCAATTTCAGTGTTTAGATATTGCTAAAGACCCATTACCAAATGCAGATTGTGTTATAATAAGACAAGTATTACAGCATCTATCCAATCCTGAGGTACAAAGTGTATTAAACAAGTTATCCAATTATAAATACATTGTCCTAACTGAGCATGTACCTCAAGGCGACTTTGTGCCTAATAAAGACATAATTTCTGGGCAAGGGATAAGATTAAAAAAGCAAAGTGGATTAGATATTTTACAACCACCTTTTAGTTTTAAAGTTAAGACAAAAACACAACTTTTGTCTGTTAAGTTGGATGATGGTAAAGGGGTTGTTGTGACTTGGTTTTATGAGGTGTTTTGA
- a CDS encoding VF530 family protein, whose translation METQKNNPLHGIKLEQIVTDLQAHYGWEYMGYNINIRCFTDNPSVKSSLKFLRRTPWARTKVENMYLEYLKKNKV comes from the coding sequence ATGGAAACACAAAAAAATAATCCATTACACGGAATTAAATTAGAACAAATTGTAACCGATTTGCAAGCGCATTATGGTTGGGAGTATATGGGTTACAACATTAATATTAGATGCTTTACAGATAACCCATCTGTAAAATCTAGCTTAAAATTTTTACGTCGTACACCTTGGGCAAGAACCAAAGTAGAAAATATGTATTTAGAGTATTTGAAGAAGAATAAAGTATAA
- the trpC gene encoding indole-3-glycerol phosphate synthase TrpC has translation MDILQKITNDKRIEVNLRKQLIPIKQLEQSVLFERDTISLAKKLKASNTGIIAEHKRRSPSKLVINHNLNVFDVAKGYENAGVCGMSVLTDGKYFGGSLEDLLIARASCHLPLLRKEFIIDPYQIIEAKAYGADVILLIAAILTNAEIKQFSELAKSLNLDVLLEVHNEAELHKSIMPSLDMLGVNNRNLKTFEVSLDTSKQLSNLIPEDFVKVSESGISNIQAIKQLQPYGYKGFLIGENFMKTNNAGESAMQFIEKLK, from the coding sequence ATGGACATATTACAAAAAATAACAAACGATAAACGTATAGAAGTAAACCTTCGCAAACAACTCATACCCATAAAACAATTAGAGCAATCCGTTTTATTTGAACGTGACACCATTTCACTTGCAAAAAAATTAAAAGCAAGTAACACAGGTATTATTGCTGAACACAAACGTCGTTCGCCATCAAAACTAGTGATTAATCACAATCTAAATGTATTTGATGTCGCTAAAGGTTATGAAAACGCAGGAGTTTGTGGTATGTCTGTGTTAACAGACGGAAAATATTTTGGTGGTAGTTTGGAAGATTTATTAATAGCCAGAGCAAGTTGTCATTTACCATTATTGCGCAAAGAATTTATAATTGACCCTTATCAGATTATCGAAGCTAAAGCTTATGGAGCAGATGTTATTTTATTGATAGCTGCTATCCTGACTAATGCAGAAATCAAACAATTTTCAGAATTGGCAAAAAGTTTAAATCTTGATGTGCTTTTGGAAGTACATAACGAAGCGGAATTACATAAATCTATTATGCCAAGTTTAGACATGCTTGGCGTAAACAACAGAAATCTTAAAACCTTTGAGGTAAGCCTAGACACTAGTAAACAACTTAGTAATTTAATTCCTGAAGACTTTGTAAAAGTCTCAGAAAGTGGAATAAGCAACATACAAGCAATTAAACAATTACAACCTTATGGTTATAAAGGGTTTTTAATTGGTGAAAACTTTATGAAAACCAACAATGCTGGCGAAAGCGCTATGCAATTTATAGAAAAATTAAAATAA
- a CDS encoding uracil-DNA glycosylase family protein: MFKHQHPYPPFINKTTKKLIVGTLPPPRFSTGDLLDKDVDFCYGSYYNSLWLFIDKIHNLKLRYDNSKEAIQQRKTFLIQHNIGVCDIVESCERTKIDASDLGMTNIKLRDVIGYLKQYPTIDTLLFTGGNSKNGPEYFFRKHIKDYNIKMELVSKDTPKIHQFKLPVITRNTKESVDRIIKTVSLTSSSGAANISIGSNPLYKQLKAKNPDFNTFDFRVMQYSEFF, from the coding sequence GTGTTTAAACACCAACATCCATATCCACCATTCATAAATAAAACCACCAAAAAACTAATTGTTGGGACTTTACCACCTCCTCGTTTTAGCACAGGAGATTTATTAGATAAAGATGTGGACTTTTGTTACGGAAGTTATTACAACAGTTTGTGGTTGTTTATAGATAAAATTCATAATTTAAAGTTGCGCTATGATAACTCTAAAGAAGCTATCCAGCAACGTAAAACCTTTTTAATACAACATAATATTGGTGTGTGTGATATTGTAGAAAGCTGCGAAAGAACAAAAATTGATGCCTCAGATTTAGGGATGACCAATATAAAACTGCGAGACGTTATTGGTTATTTAAAACAATATCCAACCATTGATACCTTATTGTTTACAGGTGGAAACAGCAAAAACGGACCAGAGTATTTTTTTAGAAAACACATTAAGGATTATAATATAAAAATGGAGTTAGTGTCAAAAGACACACCAAAAATTCATCAATTTAAATTGCCTGTCATTACACGTAACACGAAGGAATCTGTAGATAGAATAATTAAAACTGTTTCCTTAACCTCTTCCTCTGGAGCTGCAAATATCTCTATAGGTAGTAATCCGTTATACAAACAACTAAAAGCAAAAAATCCGGACTTTAATACCTTTGATTTTAGAGTGATGCAGTATAGCGAGTTTTTTTAA
- a CDS encoding FRG domain-containing protein has translation MNFFEEIEFKNWNELKTFFGDKNSSWCFRGQSNYNWKLTTSMDRVEIPFQDLKNYKKEFESYMIRDFKRHTEFHYDNPYLTSTDFQIISLLQHHGAPTRLLDFTQSPYIASFFAIDNCYKECAIYAINYMELLSSTRLLFKNQLDDNSDEINGYKFSGNMSANNVFDKLVLGERQFQFVELVQPFSYFERLVKQQGVFLCQGDLKIDFESNLYSNYLIALENGFSPMYKIKIPSKWRMEILKDLNRMNINNGTLFPGLDGHFKSLKNTFDFSVSDRKEHLTKDYFK, from the coding sequence ATGAACTTTTTTGAAGAAATAGAATTTAAAAATTGGAATGAACTAAAAACATTTTTTGGTGACAAAAATTCTAGTTGGTGTTTTAGAGGACAATCTAATTATAATTGGAAACTTACAACTTCCATGGACAGAGTGGAAATCCCATTTCAAGACTTAAAGAATTACAAAAAAGAGTTTGAAAGCTACATGATTAGAGATTTTAAACGACATACTGAATTTCATTATGACAATCCTTATTTAACAAGTACAGACTTTCAAATCATTTCATTATTGCAACATCATGGAGCGCCAACTAGACTTCTAGATTTCACACAATCACCATATATTGCTTCTTTTTTTGCTATTGACAATTGTTATAAAGAATGTGCTATTTATGCGATAAATTATATGGAATTACTATCATCAACTCGTTTACTATTTAAAAACCAATTAGATGATAACAGTGATGAAATAAATGGATATAAATTTAGCGGAAACATGAGTGCAAATAATGTTTTTGACAAACTCGTACTAGGAGAAAGACAGTTTCAGTTCGTTGAATTAGTACAACCATTTTCTTATTTTGAAAGGTTAGTGAAACAACAAGGTGTGTTTTTATGTCAAGGTGATTTGAAAATCGATTTTGAATCTAATTTATATTCAAATTATTTAATCGCATTGGAAAATGGTTTTTCGCCTATGTATAAAATTAAAATTCCATCTAAATGGAGAATGGAAATTTTAAAAGATTTGAATCGTATGAATATAAATAATGGAACTTTATTCCCTGGTTTAGATGGTCATTTCAAGTCTTTAAAAAATACATTTGATTTTTCAGTTTCTGACAGAAAAGAACATTTGACAAAAGATTATTTTAAATAA
- a CDS encoding YitT family protein has product MTSKKSKALKSLSEYTQIAVGIILASIGLKAFLLPNGFMDGGVTGIALLVNRLVDINISLLLVLFSIPFLIMGYFTVSRRIILKSIVSILGLALFIHFENFGIITEDKFLISIFGGLFLGAGIGIAIRNGSVLDGSEILGVFINDRFGISIGKVILLFNVILFTITAFVVSKEVAMYSILTYIVTAKVTDLTIEGFEDFIGITIVSKHYDKIKVDIIKELGAGMTIYKGRKGFGSKGEVEDFDIIHTIINRIDIKKMHRIVSNIDEDAFIVEFDVNNVKGGVLRRYLDRKNGKKLAKFLAENQQVKF; this is encoded by the coding sequence ATGACATCAAAAAAATCGAAAGCTTTAAAATCTCTGTCAGAATATACTCAGATTGCTGTAGGCATTATTTTAGCAAGTATTGGCTTAAAAGCATTTTTATTACCTAACGGATTTATGGATGGTGGTGTTACTGGTATTGCCTTACTAGTTAACCGTTTGGTAGATATTAATATCTCTTTACTTTTAGTGTTGTTTAGCATTCCGTTTTTAATAATGGGATATTTTACAGTGTCTAGACGCATAATTTTAAAATCCATTGTTAGTATTTTAGGTTTAGCACTATTTATTCACTTTGAAAATTTCGGAATCATTACCGAAGATAAATTTTTAATATCCATTTTTGGTGGATTATTTCTTGGCGCAGGAATTGGAATTGCTATAAGAAATGGATCTGTTTTGGATGGCTCAGAGATTTTAGGCGTGTTTATTAATGATAGGTTTGGAATAAGTATTGGTAAAGTCATTTTACTATTTAATGTTATTTTATTCACCATTACTGCTTTTGTAGTCTCAAAAGAAGTTGCCATGTATTCCATATTAACCTACATTGTTACTGCTAAGGTTACAGATTTAACTATCGAAGGATTTGAAGATTTTATTGGTATAACCATTGTATCTAAACACTACGATAAAATCAAAGTAGATATTATTAAAGAGCTTGGTGCTGGAATGACTATTTATAAAGGTCGAAAAGGGTTTGGTAGCAAAGGAGAAGTTGAAGATTTTGATATCATCCATACCATAATTAATCGTATCGATATTAAAAAAATGCATCGTATAGTTTCTAATATAGACGAAGATGCTTTTATTGTAGAATTTGATGTCAACAATGTAAAAGGTGGTGTATTACGTCGTTATTTAGACAGAAAAAATGGTAAAAAATTAGCTAAATTTTTAGCTGAAAATCAACAGGTTAAATTTTAA